A DNA window from Camelina sativa cultivar DH55 chromosome 17, Cs, whole genome shotgun sequence contains the following coding sequences:
- the LOC104757258 gene encoding uncharacterized protein LOC104757258, translated as METLKKNPSVRRKNKLARTFQKVCNLRTTSTKVSSTNNGIGICMLKKSHNPNFNVDEDDDDGGDSVFDLKSTTSSSTRSGELKIRERRRAVFEAVVAKIFASTTTIKAAYAELQMAQRPYDNDAIQAADTAVVEELRALSELKRSFLRKELNLSPQVAIMLAEIQEQQSLMRTYEITIKKLEFEATEKQLKIDELKTSLEESSAVNKSLEKKLTTSGSVSISVFDSIRISNPSLSQFVQVLGFTLRSVRSFVKLIVKEMESASWDLDAAASAAVSIHVKNASTVFARPSHRCFAFESFVCGKMLEGFESPPNDDNFEFENLRSVDPVRYLTRNPGSSFAKFVVHKYLSVVHAKMECSFFGTLNQRKLVNSGGFPDSGFFATFCEMARRIWLLHCVAFSISENVTVFQLKRGCRFSQVYMESVKSGDESQFSGDNSDIRVGFTVVPGFKIGENVIQSQVYLSPGNGYPPPSS; from the coding sequence ATGGAGACattgaagaagaatccatcagtgagaagaaaaaacaagttagcGAGAACATTCCAGAAGGTATGCAACCTCAGAACAACCTCGACGAAGGTCTCCTCCACCAACAACGGAATCGGAATCTGTATGTTGAAGAAATCACATAATCCTAACTTCAACGtcgacgaagacgacgacgacggaggAGACTCTGTTTTCGATTTAAAAAGCACCACTTCGAGCAGCACCAGAAGCGGAGAGCTCAAAATCCGAGAGCGTCGTCGAGCTGTGTTCGAAGCCGTCGTCGCTAAGATCTTCGCCAGCACGACTACGATCAAAGCCGCTTACGCCGAGCTTCAGATGGCGCAGCGTCCGTACGACAACGACGCTATACAAGCGGCGGATACCGCGGTGGTCGAGGAGCTGAGAGCTTTGTCGGAGCTTAAACGGAGTTTTCTAAGGAAGGAGCTGAACCTGTCTCCGCAAGTCGCGATTATGTTGGCTGAGATCCAGGAGCAGCAGAGCTTGATGAGGACTTACGAAATCACGATTAAGAAACTCGAGTTCGAAGCTACGGAGAAGCAATTGAAGATCGATGAGTTGAAGACGAGTCTCGAAGAGAGCTCCGCGGTTAACAAATCGTTGGAGAAGAAACTCACGACGAGCGGATCGGTTTCGATCTCTGTGTTTGATAGTATTCGAATTTCGAATCCGAGTTTGAGTCAGTTCGTTCAGGTTTTAGGTTTTACTTTGAGATCCGTTAGAAGCTTCGTGAAATTGATTGTGAAGGAGATGGAATCAGCGAGCTGGGATCTCGACGCAGCCGCTTCCGCCGCCGTTTCGATTCACGTTAAAAACGCTTCGACCGTTTTCGCCAGGCCGAGTCACCGTTGTTTCGCGTTTGAATCGTTCGTCTGTGGGAAAATGCTGGAAGGTTTCGAATCTCCTCCTAATGATGATAATTTCGAATTCGAAAACTTGAGATCCGTTGACCCGGTTCGGTACTTGACCCGGAACCCTGGTTCGTCTTTTGCGAAGTTCGTGGTTCACAAGTACTTGAGCGTGGTACACGCGAAGATGGAGTGTTCCTTCTTCGGGaccttgaaccagaggaagctgGTTAACTCGGGCGGGTTTCCGGATTCGGGTTTCTTCGCGACGTTTTGTGAGATGGCTAGACGGATCTGGCTTCTACACTGCGTGGCGTTTTCTATAAGCGAAAACGTCACGGTGTTTCAGCTCAAAAGAGGTTGTAGGTTCTCTCAAGTGTATATGGAGAGTGTGAAATCAGGAGACGAGTCACAATTCTCCGGTGATAATTCGGATATCCGGGTCGGGTTCACGGTTGTTCCCGGGTTTAAAATAGGCGAGAACGTTATACAAAGCCAGGTTTACTTGTCACCGGGTAACGGTTATCCTCCGCCTTCTTCATGA
- the LOC104757261 gene encoding protein transport protein Sec61 subunit alpha-like: MGGGFRVLHLVRPFLAFLPEVQSADRKIPFREKVIYTVISLFIFLVCSQLPLYGIHSTTGADPFYWMRVILASNRGTVMELGITPIVTSGLVMQLLAGSKIIEVDNNVREDRALLNGAQKLLGILIAIGEAVAYVLSGMYGPVGQLGVGNAILIILQLFFAGIIVICLDELLQKGYGLGSGISLFIATNICESIIWKAFSPTTINTGRGAEFEGAVIALFHMLITKSNKVAALRQAFYRQNLPNVTNLLATVLIFLIVIYFQGFRVVLPVRSKSARGQQGSYPIKLFYTSNMPIILQSALVSNLYFISQLLYRKFSGNFFVNLLGQWKESEYSGQSIPVSGLAYLITAPASFAEMAAHPFHALFYIVFMLTACALFSKTWIEVSGSSARDVAKQLKEQQMVMPGHRESNLQKELNRYIPTAAAFGGVCIGALTVLADFMGAIGSGTGILLAVTIIYQYFETFEKEKASELGFFGF; this comes from the exons ATGGGAGGAGGATTTAGAGTATTGCATTTGGTGAGGCCATTTTTGGCATTTCTACCAGAGGTGCAGAGTGCTGACAGGAAGATACCATTCAGAGAGAAAGTGATCTACACAgtcatctctctcttcatcttccttgtCTGCAGTCAGCTTCCTCTCTATGGTATTCACTCTACCACCGGTGCTGATCCTTTCTATTGGATGCGTGTCATTCTTGCTTCCAACCGTGGAACCGTCATGGAGCTTGGTATTACTCCTATTGTCACATCTGGACTTGTGATGCAGCTCTTAGCTGGGTCTAAGATTATCGAGGTTGACAACAATGTCCGTGAGGATCGTGCTCTCTT GAATGGTGCTCAGAAGCTTCTTGGGATTCTGATTGCTATTGGTGAAGCTGTTGCTTATGTTCTTTCTGGAATGTATGGTCCTGTTGGTCAGCTTGGTGTTGGAAATGCTATTTTGATCATCCTCCAGCTTTTCTTTGCTGGAATTATCGTTATCTGTCTTGACGAGCTTCTTCAGAAGGGATATGGTCTTGGTTCCGGGATCTCCCTTTTCATTGCAACCAATATCTG TGAAAGCATTATATGGAAAGCATTTAGCCCCACAACAATCAACACTGGTCGTGGAGCTGAGTTTGAAGGCGCTGTGATCGCGTTGTTTCACATGCTGATAACTAAGTCCAATAAGGTTGCTGCGCTCAGACAAGCTTTTTACCGGCAAAACCTTCCGAATGTTACCAACTTGCTTGCAACAGTCTTGATCTTCCTGATTGTTATCTACTTCCAAGGATTCCGTGTTGTGTTACCTGTGAGGTCAAAGAGTGCTCGTGGCCAACAGGGTTCTTACCCGATCAAGCTGTTCTACACCTCTAACATGCCAATCATTCTCCAATCTGCTCTTGTCTCAAACCTCTACTTCATCTCTCAG CTTCTCTACAGGAAGTTCAGTGGAAATTTCTTTGTAAACCTATTGGGACAGTGGAAAGAATCAGAGTACAGTGGACAATCTATTCCAGTTAGTGGTCTTGCATACTTGATCACAGCTCCAGCAAG TTTTGCCGAGATGGCTGCTCATCCGTTCCATGCTCTGTTCTATATCGTCTTCATGCTCACTGCTTGTGCCTTATTCTCAAAGACATGGATTGAAGTCTCCGGATCTTCCGCTAGAGATGTAGCTAAGCAGCTCAAG gaaCAACAAATGGTGATGCCGGGACACAGAGAGTCTAACTTGCAGAAGGAGCTGAACCGGTACATCCCAACAGCAGCTGCATTTGGAGGAGTATGCATCGGTGCGCTCACTGTTTTGGCTGATTTTATGGGAGCGATTGGGTCAGGGACTGGAATCTTGCTGGCGGTGACAATCATATATCAGTATTTTGAAACCTTTGAGAAGGAAAAAGCCAGCGAGCTTGGCTTCTTTGGGTTCTGA